The stretch of DNA ATTCTACCCCTAGGAACCCTATCCCTAACTCCCAACCCCACCCACCTCCCAAGCCCACCCGTCACCCCCTTCCCGCACCCCAGCGCCGCACCCCTCCCCCCGCGCGAGACGGCAACGCGCCGCCCAGCGCCGCACCCCTCCCCCGTGCGGGACAACAACGCGCCGCCAAGAGACGCTGTGCGAGGGCGGACCAAGCCCCCCGCACGACAGCGACGCACCGCCAGGAGAGGCGCCACACGAGGAGGCACGACGAGGAGGCGGTAGAGGGAGCACGGAGGGGCGGAGGCCGCGAtgaggccggaggagggaggagatccGGTGCGGCGAGGGGCACGGCGAGGAGGCCATGGCCTGCCGCCGTTTGCCCACGGTGACGCGCTACTCGCCCGCCTGCGCCACAATGctggcctcctccgcgccgtgTGCCaccctcctccggcggcggaggcctgcGCGGGCCGTCGCCTCCCctgcgcgcctccgcctcgccatgcCCGCCGTCGTGCGCCTCCATCTCGgcatggccgccgcgcgcctccgccgcacCATGGTGGAGCTCCGCGCACCCCTCCGCATGGCCAAGGATGGCCGAGGATGTGGCGCACCGCTGAGGATGACCGGGACGGCGGGGCGAGAGGGAAAGAGAGCATAGAGCAGAGGAGGATAGAGCCGGCGGAGAAGATGAGGAGAGGACAGAGCCgaagaaagggaaaagaaaatatTTCATCCATGTCTTACAGGGGTAGTAACGTCTTTTTTCTCTCATTTAACTGTCATTCTAACAGCAGACTCACGGAATGGCATTGAGGGGATTGGAATAAAATTTCAGTGGCAACGAAGGGACGacctaaattttgatggcattcaaGGGATTGACTTAAATTTTGATGGTATTTGGGGAATTAACTCTTGCTAGAAACCCAGCACCCATCTTCGCCAAAAACCCAACCCCCCACCCCACACCtccacacacacagagagaccgACCTACCCACATCTAGCCTTATCATGGACCACCCAttactacaaaaataatttacCACGACCTTTTTAAAGCGCCTCCGAGGCAGGCAGGAACTACAACTGCCTCGATTAATGGTATCGATTAACCTAGAtagtcattttttattaaccgagacggttacCTTTAAgttaaccgcctcggttaatatctCAATTTTTTTAGGCGTGCGCCTTATAAAGGCCCGTCTCGGTTAGTAGATCGGGCCTAATAGAAGTCCCGTTGCTGAGAAAACTATATAAACGGACTATAACCCTAACCCACTCACACTCTCCCTCTTCCGGCTGCAATTCTGTCTCCCTCCTCCAGCCACACTTTtccttccctcctctctctctccaacgTTGTTGTCCcggtggcggctcggcggcccgGGCGAGAGGGGCGGCCTGAGCAAGAAGggtggcggcgggtcggcggcatGCAGAGGTGGTGTGGACGGAGCCGGCAGCGGCGATGAGCTTGGCGGGCCCGTGATGGGCTCTACAGGCTcaggatttttttattttatttttgattaaccgaggcggggcATGCGTAACCATTTCGAAAAAGAGGTCATTTACCGTGACTTTGCATCTGAGTCGGTTGCAAAAAATGTCTCGATTAATTATTTTTGCCCGCCTCGATTAATCGTTTTTTAGGGGTGACGTTGCCGGACCGAATTGGGCATAGCTGAGCGAGACCAACCGTCCATCGAAATAGCTggtaaaaggaaaaagatattCCTATTCCAAAGGCAGAGTATCTCGGGGGCAGGAGAAATGTCATTCGACGCTTGGTGCACGTGGCTATGTGGAAGTGGATTGGGAACAAGGGTACTTCTGTCATTTCTTCCTAGGTAGGATCAACTAGCACAAATCTCTTGAAGCAACAATATGTCACGGTAGGATTACAATTGCTTTGAAACACTCGTCTTCCATAAAAAACAAAAGCTCAGTATTAACGAAACTTGCGGTGCATAAATAGTATCTTATTAATTCAGTACATTTTGCAAAAGAACAAAAAGTTTGCCCGCCTTCAATaaatttgactttgagtgaTAGTCACAGTACCAAGATCCAATGAGAACCACTAACGCAAGTATTCATAGTAGAGGGCGGAGACAAAACAAGCAAAATGGTTTCACATCCAAACTCAGAATGTAAGATATTGGTATCATTTGCAGCATGAATTGGACGAGATAATTtttctactccctctgtttcaaattataagacatcccaaaaattttggagagtcaaagcaatTTCAAATTTAACCAAGATTATaaagagaaatataaaaatttatgatatcaaattgatgtactatgaaaatataactaataaaaaatctaatgttacttagtttatataataaatatcattattctattatataaatttgatcaaatataaaaaactttgactctctaagattgttggaatatcttctaatttggaacggagggagtatattctAATGGTTCATACAGTATGAATTGAAGTTTTAAGTAAGCTGGTTCGgatgtttttcctttttttttctaagaAAGGACTAGTTTTAATGTAACACAAactaaagaaaaacaaaagcacatttgaTAGGAACTAAGAAGAATCAATTGTCCGAGagctatacatatatatactgcCGTGGTGGTCCAGGGGGAATTGCCATTCATTAATCAAACCGAAGTTGAAGCTCTGTACCCATCAGCATCACCAAATCCTGCCACCGCGAGAAGGAAAACAAAAATCCCTGCTCCCGTTTCTCTTCCGCCGCTGAGGATATGACACAGATAGGAATGCAAAACGAGAACGGTAATTCCTTATTTTTGAGAATCATTTTAAAGATTTTATTATTAACTTAAGGCTAAACAATAATGAAAAGTAATTATCAAAATAACAAAAGTAAAAATGATAAAAGAAAATacgaaaataaaaacaaaaacgaTTTAGTATCTTCCCTATCGTTTTCAAGAATTATCGTGTTTTCAGTATTCTACACTATTTTATTGATAGCAATAATGTATTGACGTACAATACTAGTAAATTCTGCTACTTATATTTTTAAGTTAAATACACCCACGGACCTCAAACTTGTCTTGAGGTGCCATTTAGatccacgaactcgcaaaatcgaaatctgataccctgaacttgttaagttatGTCACTTTGGTCCATACACCTTGACATGGCGCCACGTGGCATGAACATATGCAAAAAACCCCTCCAAAATTGCTATCTTCTACCTTCACCCCCTCactcccctcctcccttctccctcccagACTCCTTGTTCGACGCACCGCCCCATCCCTGCTCGACGCGCCGCCCTTCCTGCCCCGGCGGCACGCCGCCACACCCCCCCTTTCCGCTCCCTCGCTGGCGGTGGCGCCTAGGAGTGACGGCGCCATCCACGCTGTGCCCCAATTCCGGCCCTCCTATGGCGGCCAGAAAGGAAGGAATGGAGACGATGGCGGCGCGCGCACGACGGTCGTCGAGATCCAGCGAGCAGGGGCCCGCCCGTCGTCCTTCAGGGGCTCCGGCCCTCTCCGCCGCGGGAGGGAGGAGCGTGCGGAGCACCCGGCggctccacgccggcgcccctgccTCCCATCCTATCTCCTCTGCCCCGGCTCGGCCCCAGCGGCGGCAGGTGGCCGGCCCCTCCTCGCAAGCTCCGGTGGCCGCGGCCACATCCAGCGGCACTGGGCTCGCGGCTGATAGTGCAgggctcgtggcggcggcggaggagcaggcGACGGTGGTGCGGCCAGCAATCCGGCGAGCGTGACTGTCTCCCTCCCCGCTCTCCTTCCCCCGCGCCGGATCCGCGCCGCCGGAGTACGGCGCGGCTGCGGGCAGTTCCCATGGCGCGGGCGCACGGGAGGCAGCTCCGACGAGaggctccctccctctccgcgaGGCGGCCAGATCCAAGCATCCAGTGGCCTCGagctcctcgcggcggcggcgggcggctgggCGAGCGCACCGTCCGGGCGTACACCGCGGACATGGTCCCTCTGCGGCATGCCGGCGTTCATGGCGCCCGAGGTGGCGCGCGGGGAGGAGCAGGGCCCAGTTGCCTGCTCGACATGATGCTTTTGATGATGTAGGTACAGAAGATGGTAAAATTCAAGAACTTTTTTTCATATATTCATGTCATTTGAAGGGTTATGGATCTAAGTGACACAATTTAATAAGTTCAGGGTGCTGaatttcgattttgcgagttcgtggacctaagtggtaTCTGAAAACAAGTTCGAGGGCTGCTGTTGTATTTAACTCTATATTTTTGGAGAGTTATACCTATAATTTTAGAGAGCCATCACTCATGTATAACTCCAACCCATAACCTGGTCGACCTGAATTCATGGTGACTATAGGTGACCATATATTGTGCTATTTTTATTCAATAATATCGTATTGTTTCATTTTggataaaaaaatatagaagtGAAAATAATGGGTTCCTTTCACCGATGGTTTTCCGATCTTTTCAACCCGGGGGGGATGGTGGAATACGGCAGGGGCGACTTCGTCATTGCGCATCTCAAGGCCCAGCACACGGTACCACCGCCGCCTACTGCCATTCAAACCCACCCCGAGGGCAGGCAGGGGCCGACAGAGCAGTGCGTCTTCCCCGCTTCCTTCGTTTCATCTCAAATCtcgagtcaaaaaaaaaaaaaaaaaccaaaaccCCCACGCGCACTCCGCCGCCTCAGTCCTGTGTCCTGTCCTCCCTCCGAGCCTCCGCCGCAGCCTTCGTCGTCGCGCGAGCGAGCGGCCGAGCCAGCGGACCCAGGAAgggaggaggccatggcgggGGGCGGGGACAAGGTGGACTACGTCTTCAAGGTGGTGCTCATCGGCGACTCCGCAGTCGGCAAGTCGCAGATCCTGGCCCGCTTCGCCCGCAACGAGTTCAGCCTCGACTCCAAGGCCACCATCGGGGTCGAGTTCCAGACGCGGACGCTCGTCATCGAGCACAAGTCCGTCAAGGCGCAGATCTGGGACACCGCCGGCCAGGAGAGGCAAGTCCCTTCTCTTTCCGCGTTCCGCCGCTCCGATCACGGGGGGTGATGTTCCCGTAGAACCTCCCCCCCAATCCACCCacaaaaaaaaaccaaaaataAAGGGTTTAGGAGGTAGTGCTCAGCAGTGAAGCGCCTAGTCATTTTAAGCTCTATTTCTGTCCATTTCGCAATTTTCGGCGTTCAAATCGGCGCATTATTCGTGTGATTTTGATGTGGTGTGCGCGGATCAGTTGGGAAGGATTTCTGGTACACCGCTGCTGCACGAAGGTGGTTAGTAGAGTTGCAGATCTCCACACTCTAGTGGTTTAGGAAATCTGCTTAGCTTGCCTTACCTTTCACCCTACTCAAGGGAATGGAACAGAGAGTAACCTGTGACACAGCCTGGATCTGCTAGATATTCAGTATCAACGCATTGCTTGTTGTACTAGCCTGCTTAAATTTAGTGTGtgtgggtgggggtgggggtgggtaGTTAGATATAGCGGTGTGAAGTGTGAACTTACATGATATGGCATGAGTGTAGTCTTTGCCATATACTAGAACTCCTGGGCTTGGTGTCAAAGTTAGCAACCATGGCACTCCTGCCATGAGTGAATGAAACTACTATTTAATCTTTTTTGACACCTGACATGCCACATGGATTCCTTGGTGGACTTATTTCTTGTGCGTTCTGGCAATCAAACAGATGCAACAGTCAGCACTGTGAATTTAGCTGAAATCATGGTGTCATGGTCTCACGGGTAGGATATGGGATACTCTTGACTAAAAATACTGACGTGCTTTTGTTCCATGCAGTGTCAAATTCAGCAAGTTTTGCATGGTGTTCTCATTTGTCGAGGGTGGGTAAAATGGTGGGTTTCATTtgctaaataaataaataaatattgatTCATAGTGTTATGGCCTTCTTGACATAGGTTGTAGTGTGTGGCAGCACATCATCAAGAGAATCGTCATTCGTCAATAGAGTTGCATGTTGTTTTGTGCTAATGCTATACTATAAATTAAGCTGCCTAGATAAATATTCACAGGATGTAAAATCTCACCATATATTCCTTGAGATCAATTAGAAACAATTAGATCTATGATGGGAAATGATATTCACACATCAGTCTACTCTTTGAAGTTGGGCCGCTGTTACCATTTCCATTTCCGGAACCGCCCCTTTCCTGTCCGTCCCGACCGGCAGCAGTTGGGTCTCCCCATCTCTCCTCAACTTCCCCGGTCTTCGGCCCGAGCGGGAAAAGCTGCGAACTCGTTAAACTAGGGGCTTTTTTTATTCATGGTCGCTACTGTTGTATTGTATATTGTCGGGGCAAGCTACTGCTCAAAAGAACGCCGATTTCCATGTCAACAAAGAAAGAACTCCAAATAAATGAGATATTAATTTACATATGATCAGTAAGCTGATGCAATGAATTCATTAGTAGCTCAGCATATTTATTTCCAAAAAATATCAAATGCATTCTTTGGTGCCCCTACCTATTTCCTAACAAGCATGCGACAGTTAGGTATGTTTTGCTTTGATGATCTCATTTTGTAGTTAATGACTTTAAAGAGTTGTAGGGCAGTGATGATAGTTGGCAAATTTGAGTGATTGAAAGAGTGAACATGGGAAGGTCATGGTGGATTGGTGGTTATCCTTGTGAACTATTGGATTTGCTGTATAGGATTTAACTTTGTTCATACTAACAGCATATTTTGACTTCGTTCATACTAAGATTGAACAGTTAGGTATTGTTAATTTTAACTTCGTTCATACTAATAGCATATTTTGACTTCTGAGACATTAATGCATGGTACTGTTAGAGTATAACTTGCTCCAGTCATTTAATATACTTGTTTTTGTGTAAGGGATTTGGCAATGTTTCTACTTATAACTGGCAACTATTGGTCCACTTTGCAACCTCTTTTAACATTGTGGGCGTAATTGATTTGTTGGATGCCTTGGGGCCTGGCTGCGTGTCCAAACCAGGCCAGTGTGGACCTGGTTCTGTGCATGCAGGGTGGCGTGTTTAGTTTGCATGGcccatttcttcaaaaaaaaaaaaattgcatggcCCATGTGGGCCAGGTTTATCATGACGGCATTTGGTTGGGTGGGCAAAGGACAGATGGTCACAGATTGCAATGCATTTCACGCCCACCTGTGCCTCAGGCCGCAGCCCCACAGCCTGGCTTGACGGTGAAGTCCAAACTCCGTGTTCCTGTCTTGCCTAACTCTCCTAAGGGAATCTGGCACTGCTCGGTCCTGCCTGTATGGTCTGGCTTGGCAACCAAACATGACCGTCCTGCACTAGTTGGGCCTGGTCGTGGTTTGGGCCACCAAATCAATCATACCTTGTATGAATTGTGTTAAAATTGCACTCATGTAACTTTGAATGTGGTTTTGACTTTCCCCCTTTCGTTCTCTGCAGACTGTCTAAAGTTTATTTATAACAAATGTCATAAAATTATTCAACTAGGATTCAAtgaatcaaatttgaaattggCATGCTAGTTGTTTGAACATTTTGTAGATGCAATTTTAATAAGATTTTCCTCTTGCAGTAAAGGCATACATTtgtttagtttaattttggtGTGTGGTTTTCTTCTCTGTAGATTGACATTTTCACTGCTTGCCTGAAATTGGACAGTTCGTTTTGGTTATTTTCCAGTGTTTGCACACATTAAATGTCATGGCCTAAGTTCTACTTCATCCACTGAATTATGAAGTGTGTGGATTTATGCATTCACGTACAAAGTTTCTAACAGGTGGATTCATTTCCTCTAATCAAGAACACGTACCGGTGACAATTTGTTCAAATGCTTGTTTTAGCTATTCTTTATGCTTATGGTTTCTAAGTGCACAAATGCTCGCAACCATAGTAATATTTTGTTCAGGCTGCTGCAGTTGCTGTTTTCCTGTTATTTGCGTTTCTCATTTGaactgtatttttttttgcaccTGTAGATGTGATTGACAATAGGCCACTACTGCTAATTCCATGCGATGGGTATCCTGCATATCTAGACAACTGTCTTATCTGTACTCACAATTGTCACCCTGTAGAAAGAGAAATGTTCCCAGTTGAGACATCATGTCATAGCATTTCACACTTCATCTGAACCATCATATCTTTGTTTAACCACCTAATAACTTGGCAACCTCTCATGCTGGTTATTTCAACTACTACAGGTATAGAGCTGTCACAAGCGCATACTACAGAGGTGCTCTAGGAGCTTTGCTAGTCTATGATATCACCAAACGCCAGAGCTTCGACCACATTCCTCGTTGGCTGGAGGAGCTCCGTGGCCATGCTGACAAGAACATTGTCATCATGCTGGTTGGCAACAAGAGTGACCTCGAGGAGGAGCGTGCTGTGAGCACCGAGGACGCCAAGGAGTTTGCCGAGAAGGAGAACCTCTTCTTCCTGGAGACCTCCGCGCTGCAGGCCACCAATGTCGAGAACTCCTTTCAGACTGTCTTGACAGAGATCTTCAAGATTCACAGCAAGAAGAACATGGCGGTGGACCCCAAGGCCAACGGTGCTGCCCCGTCACTGGCAGGGAAGAAGGTCCTCGTCCCAGGCCCCGCCCAGGAGATTCCCAAGAGCAAGTGCTGCAGTTCCATGTGATGTCTTGCCCGGATTTCATTGGGTTTGTGTGCATTGAAAATATTCATGTGATGTTTCTGGATGTACATCTCGACTGGAATAGGCTTAGATTTGAATTACTGGTTATTTTGATgtgcggatggaatgaatcgATATCATAGTTTAGATTTGTCACTCGTCTCTATGGTGACACGAGGATAGGGAGTGGGGAGAAAAGCTCTTTTTGCATAGACTTGTGGAATTAACTACAAATAGCAATGCACGCTGATTGTTCAATGATGTCTTAAACCCCCTATGTACTGTGGCAGCAATGTACGCCTATCGCTGAATGATTCCTACAAGCCCCTATATTTGTGATAGACATGAATTGAACATTGAACACCGAATACCTTCCATTTCAAATTGTAGTTCACTTTTTTTTCTCAAGTCAAACTTCTCCGAACCATGTGAAGCAAAATGGAGGACAAAATAGTAAGCAAATGGAATTAGCCTATTATGCTTTCAACCTCCTCCATCTCACTTCGATCCACTTGCCCATAGTACATTAACACACACCCACTTGTAAGACGAACAATATataacaacaaaatatatgTATAAAATAGATAAAAGTAACAATGCACATAGATTTTCTAATCACGGCCCTTTTCCTTTTCAAACCCAAACCGTTGTTCTATAACTTTTTTTCCCCTTTGTGGCATATTCTTTTCACCGATATGATGCCTCGTTTGTGGGGTTGAAGGGGAACATG from Panicum virgatum strain AP13 chromosome 9K, P.virgatum_v5, whole genome shotgun sequence encodes:
- the LOC120651196 gene encoding ras-related protein Rab11D-like, with amino-acid sequence MAGGGDKVDYVFKVVLIGDSAVGKSQILARFARNEFSLDSKATIGVEFQTRTLVIEHKSVKAQIWDTAGQERYRAVTSAYYRGALGALLVYDITKRQSFDHIPRWLEELRGHADKNIVIMLVGNKSDLEEERAVSTEDAKEFAEKENLFFLETSALQATNVENSFQTVLTEIFKIHSKKNMAVDPKANGAAPSLAGKKVLVPGPAQEIPKSKCCSSM